The genomic segment CAACCAGCCCATAGGGATGCACGCGATCACCCTCGTAGAATGAGGTCACCTGGTTCGTCTTCAGGAGTCGCAGGTCATGGGTGGGAGGCACGCGCTAACGCAGGTTCACACAGTCAAGGGGGTTTGCCCACACGACTGCCCCGACACGTGCGGCATGGTCGTCACCGTGGACAGCGCCACCGGCCGCGCGGTCGATCTGCGCGGGGACAAGGACCACCCGTTCACCCGCGGGTTCCTGTGCCAGAAGGTGAACAACTACCTGGACCGCGTGTACCACCCGGACCGGCTCCTGCACCCGCTGAAGCGCGTCGGCCGGAAGGGCGAGGGCCGGTTCGAACGCATCAGTTGGGACGAAGCGATCCGCACCATCGCGGACCGGTTCCGAACGATCGCCGCGTCCGAGGAGGGGCCGCAGGCGATCCTGCCGTACAGCTACGCGGGCACGATGGGCAAGCTGATGTACGGCAGCCTGGACCGCCGGTTCTTTCACCGGCTCGGCGCCAGTCTGCTCGACCGCACGATCTGCGCCACCGCGGGCGCCGTGGGCTGCGACGTGACGCTCGGCACGCGGGCGATGATCGACCCGGAAGCGGCCGTGAACGCCAAGTTCATCGTGAACTGGGGCTCGAACACGTCCGTCACCAACATTCACTTCTGGAAGATCGAACACGAGGCCCGTAAGCGCGGCGCGAAGATCGTGACGATCGACCCGTACCGGTCCCCGACGGCGGCGAAATCGGACTGGTGGATCGCGACCCGACCCGGCACCGACGGGGCGCTGGCGCTCGGCGTGATGCACGTCATTTTCCGCGAGGGCTGGCAGGACGACGAGTTCCTGAGTCGATATTGCGTCGGGGTGAGCGAACTGCGCCAGCGCGTACTGACCGAATACCCCGTCGCGAAGGTGGCGCAGATCACCGGCCTGTCCGTCGAGGAGATCGAGCGGTTCGCGCGCGAGTACGCCCGGGCCAAGGAGCTGTTCGGCGGGCCGGCGCTGATCCGCGTGAATTACGGGCTCCAGCGCCACGGCGGCGGCGGCATGGCCGTGCGCACCATCGTCTGCCTGCCGGCGCTGACCGGCGACTGGCGCCACGCCGGGGCCGGCGCGCTGCTCAGTACGAGCAAGGCGTACCCGTTCGATGACCACTACCTCACGCGGCCCGACCTGATCCCACGCGGCACACGCACCATCAACATGGTCCAGCTCGCGGAGGCGCTGCACGGCGAACTCCCGGGCGGCCCGGTACGTGCGCTGTACGTCTACAACTCGAACCCGGCCGCCGTGAACCCCGACCAGTCGCGCGTCCTCTCCGGCCTCGCGCGCGAGGACCTGTTCACGGTGGTTCACGACCAGTTCCAGACCGACACCGCGGACTACGCCGACATCGTGCTACCGGCGACGACACAACTCGAGCACTTCGACATCCACAACAGTTACGGGCACCTCTACGTTCAGGCGAACAACCCCGCGATCCGCCCGCTCGGCGAAGCGAAACCGAACACCGAGGTGTTCCGCCTCCTGGGCCGGGCGATGGGGTTCGAGCCGGAGTTGTTCGAGGAGAGCGACGAGCAGATCGCCGCCCGGAGCCTGGGCGCACCGGGAGCGGAGACACCAGAGGGTATCGCGTCGGCGCTGCGGGGCATCACGCTCGATGCGGCCAGAGCGGGTCCGGTGCGGCTCAACCTGCCGAGGGACTGGGCGCCGTTCGCGAACGGCGAATTCCCGACTCCGTCCGGCAAGTGCGAGCTGTACTCCGAGCGCGAGGCCCGCGCAGGCCGTGACCCGCTGCCGCACTATGTTCCGCCGCACGAGGACCCGCAGACGAAGCCCGAACTGGCCGCGAAGTACCCGCTCCAGATGCTGACGCCGCCCGCGCCGTCCTTCCTCAACTCGACGTTCGTGAACGTGGACACGCTCCGCAAATCGGCCGGCGAGCGCACGTTGGAAATTCACCCCATTGATGCCGCCGCTCGCGGCATCGATCACGGCCAGATGGTGACCGTGTTCAACGCCCGCGGCCGGTTCCGCGCGAAGGCGCTGGTCGCGGACTCCGTGAAACCCGGCGTGGTGGTCACGCTCGGCTTGTGGTGGCGCAAGTTCACCGACGACGGCGCGAACTGCAACACCACGACGAGCACCGCGACCACCGACTTCGGCGGCGGGGCCACGTTCTTCGACAACCTCGTGGAAGTGGCCGCGGTTGGGGTGTGAACGCGCTTCATTCAACGTACCGTCCCCGGATCACGACACCCGGGGTGCGACCACCGACTGTCGGCCATCCGAGCGCGGTCTTCTCGGATGGGTCGCTGTCTGCGACAGCGACGAAACGCAGTCGGAAGATGGGGCCGCTACGTTCTGTCGCCCCCAAGAATCGCGGAGAGCCCGACTTCCTTGAATACGGACGTGGTTCCCATCGATCGACTCGCCCGAAGCGACCAACCGGCCGCGGTCGCGACGCTCGCGGCGGCGTTCGCGCAGTACCCGTTGCTCGCGGCGCTCTGCCCCGACGCGGCGCGGCGCCCGCGTCTCGTTGAAGTGTTCTCCCGGTACCTGTTCCGCATGTCGGTGCGCTGCGGGGGGGCGTACGCGACGCCCGACCGTTCGGCCGTCGCGTGCGGCTGGCCGCCGGGGCGGGAGTGGCCGTCCCGGTGGACCAGCTTGCGCCACGGCGGGGTGTCAGTGCTCTGGCAGCTGGGTCGGCGCGCGGCCCGGTGGATGAGTCAGCTCGAACACGAGTTCGACGTTGCCCGCGTGGCGCACGTGCCGGGGCCGCACTGGTACGTGCCCATGCTCGGCGTGCGCCCGGAAGCACGGGGAAAGGGGCTGTCACGCGCCGCGCTGCGGCCGGTGTTCGAGGCCGCCGACGGCGCCGGCGTACCGATCTATCTCGAAACGATGACCGAGGCGAACGTCGCGATCTACCAGAAGCTCGGGTTCGAGCTGCGCGGCTACCGTGAACTGACCGGCGGGCTGCCGAACTGGGAGTTCGTGCGCGAACCGCGGAGGGATCAAAGTCCCAGATCGTGCACGGCTTCGGTGTAGGTAGATTCGAGATCAACCACAACTGTCGGCCCGCGGCGCAGCGAAAACGGCACGGACGGGAGCGGCGAACCGACGGCAACCGCATACGGCCAGATGTCGATTTCGTTCCGATCCGCGCGGCGAACGGGTCGGTACGCGGTGACGTAGTTGGGCGGGGTCGGTGGGAGCCGCGGGGGCGTCGGGCCACCGACCAGATCCATCAGCTGATTGTGGAGGTTCGCCAACCGGTTCGTAACCACGTCGATCACGACCACACCGATTCCCCGTTGGAGGTAAGCGGCGCTCTTAATGACAAACGCCTCCCGCTCAGCGGGTTCTTTCTTATTCGCTTCACTCACGATTTCAATGACGCCGCACAGGTCCCATTCGTCGCGTGAGGTGCCCACGCGGACCTCCATGACGTCGGGAAAAATGGCCGAAATCGTAACGACGGCGGGAGGCGCTTCGGGCCACGCCGTTCCCATCCCGGTGACCGTTCGCTCCTACCGCGCCCAAGTTGTACTCCGCGACGTCCGCCTCGACCTGGGTTCCGAGGTGGAGGGTCGGATACGCTACAAACTCGCCAGTCGGAAGGGTTCGGTTCAGCCATCGGACGAGTTCGGCCGCCCACATGGTCGTGATCGACGACCACGGCGGCCGTTTGTACAGCGGCGGGTGGAAATGGTCCCGTAGCGGCATCGCAGCCCTCCTCACAGGATTCTACCCGACCGCAAGCGCGTGATCGAGGTCGGAGCGGAGGTCGGCCACGTCCTCGATGCCCACACTCAAGCGGATCAGGCCGTCGTCCACGCCCCGGGCCTCGCGCACCTCCTTGGGGATGCTCGCGTGCGTCATCGTCGTCGGGTGGCACACCAGCGACTCGACGCCGCCGAGGCTCTCCGCGAGGCTGAACAGCTTGGTCCGCGTGAGGAACTGTTTCGCGGCCGGGATGCCGCCGTGCAACTTCAGCGAGATCATCCCGCCGAAGTGCTTCATCTGCTTCGCCGCGACCGCGTGGCCGGGGTGGTCCGACAGGCCGGGGTAGTACACCTTCGCCACCGCCGGGTGCCGGACCAACCAGTCCGCGAGTTCGGCGGCAATCTCGCAGTGACGGTCCATGCGAACGGCCAGTGTCTTGAGCCCGCGCAGCACGAGATAGGAGTCGAACGGCCCCGGCACCCCGCCGGCCGCGTTCTGGTAGAACTTGATCGGGTCGAGCAGCTCCTTCGGTCCGACGACGCACCCGCCGACCACGTCCGAGTGCCCGCCGAGGTACTTCGTGGTGCTGTGGACGACGATGTCGGCGCCGAGTGTGAGCGGGCGCTGCAAATAGGGCGACGCGAACGTGTTATCGACCGCGAGCTTCGCCCCGTGCCTGTGACTCACCTCCGCCAGTGCCGCGATGTCGAGAATTTGCAGCAGCGGGTTCGTCGGGGTCTCGATCCAGACGAGTTTCGTCTTCGGGGTGATGATCGCCTCGAAGCCGGCCGCGGAGGAATCGTCGGTGTAGCGCGTGGTGAGGCCCCACGGCTTGAACACCTTATCAAGTAACCGGAACGTGCCGCCGTACAGGTCGGCGGAAGCGGCCACCTCGTCGCCCGGCCGTAACAGCGCGCCGAACACGGCGGTCGTCGCGGCCAGTCCGGACGCGAACGCCAGCCCGCGCTCGCCCTCTTCGAGCGCCGCAAGAGCCGTTTCGAGCGCGGCGCGGGTGGGGTTCCCGCTCCGGCTGTACTCGTAGCCCTTGTTCTGGCCCGGCGCGGCCTGGGTGTACGTGCTCGTGGCGTAGATCGGCACGACGGTCGCGCCGGTGGCCGGGTCCGCGTCCTGACCGGCGTGAATGGCGCGCGTGCTGAAACCCTGAGAACGATCGGTGGACATGTACGGCTCCTGCGTGGGGTCGGCACCACCAACCTACCGCGGGCGCCCGCACCCTGGCCAGAGAAGTCTGCGGCGCCGCTCGCCGGAGCGGGGCGGAGCACCGAGGGCGATCGGCTTACGGCCGTTTGGGAGCCGAGCGAAGGAAGCGAACGCCTTCGAGGACCCGTTTGAACTCCGGCGTGTCGCGGATCGGGTCCAGGTCCTTGTCCAACTCGATGTATTCGTGCCCGAACCCGTTCCGCAGGGCTCCGGTGAGCAGGCGAACGGCTTCATCTCGCGCACCGGGGCGCACCGGATGGAGCTGGGCGTACACGCCCGCAATCTGGTAGGCGTTCGCCGGGGTCTCGTCCTGCTTGAGCGCCCGGACGGCGTCCTCAATGGCCTCTTTCTCGTGCCCCAGCCGCGCGTGCATCAGCGCCCGTCCGGCCCGCGCCGGGACGTAGTCGGGGTACAGCGCGAGGAGCGCGTCGAGCGTGCGCACGGCGTCTTGATTGTGTCCCCGTTTGCTCTGGGCGTGGGACTTGTTTTGCATCGCCGGCAGGGACCGCGGGTTGTATTTCAGTGCCGCGTCGAAGTCGGCCACGGCACCGGCCAGGTCGGTACTCAGTCGCGCGAGCCCCCGCGCGACCAGGCTGACGTCGTCCTGTGCCTCCTCGCGGAGCGCGTCGGCGAGATCCGTCCCGGCCCCCTTCGTGTCGCCGGCCAGATCCTTGAGCCGCGACCGCAAACACAGCGCGCGCACGCGCGACGCGCCGAGGTCGATGGCCCGGTCCAGGTCGCCGAGCGCGTTGTCGTACTCGCGCAGCCCTTGGTACGCGAGGGCCCGGTTGAGATACAGGTCCGCCAGCCCGGGTTGAAGCTCGGCCGCCCGATCGAAATCGGCCCTCGCGCCGCCCGGGTCGCGCAACCGCAGCCGGACGAGCCCCCGCGAGTAATACCCGCCGAAGTGATCCGGCCGCAGGGCGACGGCGGTGGTATAGCAAGCGGCCGCTTCGGCGTAGTGGCCCGAACCCTCGTGGCACGACCCGAGGGCCATGTGCGTGGCGACGTCGCCCGGGTCGAGTTCCACCGACTTCCGGAGCAATTTCAGAGCATCCTGGTGCCGGCCTTCGGTACACGCCTCGGTCCCGGACAGGTAATAGTCGCGGGCCGTGGTCAGCGGCGCCTCCTTCGCCCGGGTCGCAGCGCGGGCCGCCTCGCCCGAGCGCCCGAGCCGGCGCAACAGCTCGGCCCGTTGCTCCCACAGGGCGCGCGGCGCGCCCGCGCCGGAGAGGCGCTCGGCCAGCTCGTTCGCCCGGACCGCGGCGCCCAGTCGGTCCGCGTCCTCGCCGCCCGGGCGGGCGGCGTGGCCCCGCGCCAACAGCAGACACGCATCGGTCAGACGGGCGCGGACCTTCTCGCGCTCGCCCTCCGGCAGCGCCCGGTAGTTGGCCCTTCGCTCCCACGCGCTGTCCTCGGGCAGGCCGTAGCGCGCGAGCGCGGTCCGGCACGTCGCGATCCCCTCCTCGGCCGCCCCGGGATCCGTTGCGCGGCCGCCGAGCAGGTACCGCGCCGCCCGCACATCGTCATCGGACCGGCGGGCCGTTTCGGCGGCCTCCGCCCGCTCCGCCCGCGCGCTCGTGGCGAACAGGCCGAACAGGCACGCGGCGAGGGCCGCTACCGTGGCGAATCCGATGCTCAGGTGCGAACTGAGCCGGGGGTGGCGGCGCGCCCACTTCCGCGCCCGCTCGGGGAGCGGTTCCCGTGCGTAGCGGAGCGGCTGGTTCGTGCGGTGCCGATCGAGATCCTCGCGCAGCTCCGCGGCGGACTGGTACCGCCGGGCCGGGTCCGGCGCGAGGCAGCGTCGAACGATGGCTTCGAGCCCCGGGGTGATCTGGGCGTTCCGGGGCCGCAGCCGCGGCCCCGTGTGCTCCCGCTCGGCCAACATCCGGGGCAACTCGTCCTCCATTTGCCCCGTCGGCTGTCGGAACGGGTGCTCCCCCGTCAGGAGTTCGAACAAAATGATCCCCAGCGCGTACACGTCGCTCCGCGCGTCGGTCGCCGGGACGCGGTCGCGGACGGAACGGAGGTGTTCGGGGGACATGTAGGGCAGCGTCCCGCCGACCGTTGCCCCCGGCGCCGTTGCCCGCACCTTCAGGTCTTCGGACACGCCGAAGTCGAGCAACATCGGCTGACCGTCGTCCGTGAGCAGGACGTTCGCCGGCTTCAAGTCGTTGTGCAGGATGCCGTGGGAGTGCGCGTGCTCCAGTCCGTCCGCGAGCCGGGCCCCGAGCCAGCAGACCGCGTCGGGATAGGTGACCTCGCGCAGCGCGTCCAGGGCCCCGCCGGGGCGGACCGGCCCCCGAGCCACGGCGCCTCGCCCCTCATCCGCGCTCGCCGCCGGGCCGATAGACGAGGGACCCGTTCCCGCCGTTCGCGAGCCAATGGAAGGGAGCTCGGTCTCGGCGCTGAGCCCCCGCAGGGTATCGAGGAGTTGCCGCCCGGTAGCCGGTACGGCGGTGCTCCCGCGGAACCGGTGGAGCAGGTGGGCGAGGGTCGTGACGCCGAAGAACGGCATGCACACCGCCTGGAACGGGGGGACGCGGTGCGTCGAGAAGATGGGGACGATGTTCGTGTGCTGGAGCCGCGCGAGGATCTGGGACTCGCCGGTCAGGTCCGCCGACACCTTGAGCGCAACGAACCGGTCCGCGAGTTCGCCCTGGCGCGCGAGGTACACGCGGCCGAAGGTGCCCCGGCCGAGGACCGCGACCAGTTGGAACCCCGCGAACTGGCTCCCGACCGGCGGGAAGCGGCCGAGCGCGTCCCGGAGCCGGTTCGCGGTGATCGGATCGCCCAGCCGGAGATCGTGACCGCTGACGTCCGGTTCCAGGCTCGCGTTCGGCGGGACCGCGCCGAACTCGGGCGACCAGTTGCGGAGCGTGCCCACGTCGGCCGGCCCCGGTTCCGGCGGCCGGGGCTCGTTCGCGCCGGGAATGTGATACGTGGGCGGGAGATCGATACCGTTACCGTTCATGGGCGACCACAAATGAGGAGAGCCGAGGCACGGGTGCGACCCCAATGACTCCTCTTTTCTCCTAGCACGCAAAATCCGCTCTCACCAGAGTTCCCGATCCGACAAATCCTCACAACCCGCATAATCGTTTTGTTTACTTTTTTTTGACTTACCCGAATTCTCAGCTATCGTTTGCCAGACTATCACCCGAATCGGCCATATTTATTCAGGTTCCATCAAAACTAGTGCTCCCAGATATCCGGCGAAGACCACACCGGCGGGCCGCCCATGTGACGCGGACGCCGGCCCCACCCACGAGATCGGAAATGAGTCAGTCGCTCCCGCCCAGGCGCCTGTCGATCGAGCAACTCGAGGACCGCCTGACGCCCTCGTTCGGCACCCCGTGGATGGACGGGACCCACCTCACCCTCAGCTTCGCACCGGATGGGACGAGCGTCAGCGGACGAGCCAGCAACCTCTTCGCCCTGATGGGTTCCACAACGACCCAGTCGCAGTGGCAGGTGGCGGTTCTGAGCGCCTACCAGACGTGGGCGGACGCGGCGAACCTGAACATCGGGCTCGTGTCGGACGGGGGGCAGGCCCTGGGGGTGGCCGGCGCGCCTCAAGGGGACGTTCGGTTCGGGGACATCCGGGTCGCGGCCCGGCCGCTGTCCGCCCCGGGCACGCCCGGTTCCACAATGGCGGACACGGCCGGGTTCGATTACAACGACCAGACCTGGGCGGGCGACCTGGTGTTCAACAGCCAGTACCAGTTCGGGATCGGTGACACCCCGGGTGTGCAGAGCGACCTGTATTCGGTCGCGCTGCACGAGGCCGGCCACTCGTTCGGCCTGGCGGACGAGAACACCGACCCGACCTCTGTAATGTACGCGGCGTACCAGGGCGTCCTGACGGGGCTGTCCGCCTCGGACGTTGCGGCGATCCAGGCGCTCTACGGCGCGCCCCCGGCCGACCCGTACGCCGCCCCCGCGGGCGGCGGGCTCGCCGGCGCGTACAGCTTGGGGAACGTCACGGCCCTGTCCGCGCGCATCACCCAGATCGGGGGCACCGATCTGTACCAGTTCACGACCCCGAGCGCCTTCAGCGGCGCCACGGGTCTGACGATCGACCTCCAGGCGGCCGGGATCAGCCTGTTCACCGGCCAGGTCACGGTCCTCGACGCGCAGGGCAACGTCGTCGGGAGCGCGACGACCAGCGACCCGACGAACAACGACTTGTCGGTCGCCGTCGCGAATTACCAACCTTCGAGCACCTACTACATCAAGGTCTCCGGCTCGTCGGCGAACGTGTTTTCGATGGGCTCGTACGTCCTCTCCCTCGATTACGGCGGTTGGTACCAGGGCGGCCGGAGCGCGGTCAACAATTTCTATACGAACACCATCAACTCCGAAACGCGGGCCAGCGACAACACGCAGTCGCACGCGCTGCCCCTGGTCCCGGTCCAAGCGTCCGAGGGGAACACGTTCGACCTGGTGGGGTCGATCAGCAACCCGGCGGACGTGGACTGGTACCGGATCACCCCCACCTTGTCCGGCGCGACCTCCGGCACCCTGTTCGTCGGAACGATGACGACCACCCACGGGCTCATCCCGTCGATCTCGATTTACGACGCACAGGGGAACCGGCTCCCCGCGGTCGTGACCTCGAACCAGCCCGGGTCGTTCGAGGTGCAACTCGCCAACGCGACGAGCGGGACGACCTACTTCATCGAGTTGTCGGGGATGAACGGGCAGGGCGAGGGCCGGTACACGCTCGGCGCGACCCTCGCCGCGGCCGCCCCGACCACGTTCGCCCCGACCGTGAGCGACACACTCACGGCCGCGGACACGATCAACGCCACACAACTGTCCGTCTCCGGCGACCAGCTCACCCAGTTCGCGCTGTCCGCAACGACGGTCGATCCGACCGCGGCCGCGGTGCGGATGAGCATCTTCGATGCGACCGGGGAGCTGGTATTCACGCTGGTGGACTTCACGAACCAGCCGCTCGCGACCGGCTCCGTGTGGCTCGCCGCGGGCTCCTATACGCTCGTGTTCAACGCCGTAAACGTGAACGGGTCGACGATCCAAGCGCTGGCCCTCGCCCTGGCCTCGCGGTCCCTGACCGATCCGATCGATCCGTACCCGGTGGACCCCACCTCGCCCCCGCCGCTGCCGCTCGTGCCGGTCAGCGCCCCGGTCCCGCCCCCGACGGCCCCGCCCGCGCCGATCGTGAACGCGGTCGCCAGCCCGTTGGCGGCGATCCCGATCGTCCCGCCCGTTTAGTCGTAATCGACACGTTCCATCAGAAGGCGGCGCGGCGCCGAACCGGCGCCGGGCCGCGCTGCGCACCCCTCATACCGCCCCACCGGAGTCGCCCGTGATCGCGGAACCTCTGAAGCTAGAAAGCTCGGCCCAGACGTTTCGGACCCCGCAGGACGAAACGGCCCGACTGGCCGATCAGCCCTCCTGCCTCGTCCACATCTACCCGACCGGCCCGAACATGGGCACGCGCTACCGGCTCGGCAGAGAGGCGGCGTTCATCGGCCGCCAGGACGATTGTGCCGTCCGCAACACCGATCCGTCCGTCTCCCGGTACCACGCGCGGATCGATCGCGGGGCCCGCGGGGAGTACACTGTCGTCGATTTGAACAGCACCAACGGGACCTTCGTCAACAACCAGCGCAAGCAAGAAGCCGCCTTACGGGACGGCGACTACTTGCGGATCGGCAACTGCATTTACCGCTTCCTCGGCGGCGGCAACCTCGAAGCGGCGTACCACGAGGAGATCTACCGGCTGACCGTGCTGGACGCGCTGACGCAGGTCCACAACCGGCGCTATCTGACCGAGTTCCTGGAGCGGGAAATCGTTCGGAGCCACCGGTACGGGCGCCCGCTGGCGCTCGTGATGCTCGACATCGATCACTTCAAGGCGATCAACGACCGCTTCGGGCACCTGGCCGGGGACCTCACACTGAAGGACCTGGCCGCCCGCCTCAAGCCCCTCACGCGGGCCGACGAGTTGTTGGCCCGGTACGGGGGCGAGGAATTCGCGCTCGTGTTACCCGAGTCCGATGTTACGGCGGCCCGTGCGGTCGCGGAACAGGTCCGCAAGACGGTCGAAAAGACCCCGTTTTCGTTCAACGGCACGACGTCCGCGGTCACGGTCAGCCTCGGACTGGCGGTGACGACACCGTCCGAGCAATTGAAGTCGGCCGAACTCGTCGCGCGTGCCGACGCCAACCTGTACCGCGCGAAGGCCGGCGGTCGCAACCGCGTCGTCGGGTGAGCCCGCGTCGCGCGGATTGATGACCGGAGCCGGCCGTGGCGCAGCCGGGGTGATGAGAACCGTGTCGGACCGGCCGCGCCGCGGCCGGCTCCGGAAGACGTGCCCGGATCGACCTGCGGACAGGGTCACGCGTCTGCGCGCTTCGGAGTGATCCAG from the Frigoriglobus tundricola genome contains:
- a CDS encoding GGDEF domain-containing protein, which codes for MIAEPLKLESSAQTFRTPQDETARLADQPSCLVHIYPTGPNMGTRYRLGREAAFIGRQDDCAVRNTDPSVSRYHARIDRGARGEYTVVDLNSTNGTFVNNQRKQEAALRDGDYLRIGNCIYRFLGGGNLEAAYHEEIYRLTVLDALTQVHNRRYLTEFLEREIVRSHRYGRPLALVMLDIDHFKAINDRFGHLAGDLTLKDLAARLKPLTRADELLARYGGEEFALVLPESDVTAARAVAEQVRKTVEKTPFSFNGTTSAVTVSLGLAVTTPSEQLKSAELVARADANLYRAKAGGRNRVVG
- a CDS encoding cystathionine gamma-synthase is translated as MSTDRSQGFSTRAIHAGQDADPATGATVVPIYATSTYTQAAPGQNKGYEYSRSGNPTRAALETALAALEEGERGLAFASGLAATTAVFGALLRPGDEVAASADLYGGTFRLLDKVFKPWGLTTRYTDDSSAAGFEAIITPKTKLVWIETPTNPLLQILDIAALAEVSHRHGAKLAVDNTFASPYLQRPLTLGADIVVHSTTKYLGGHSDVVGGCVVGPKELLDPIKFYQNAAGGVPGPFDSYLVLRGLKTLAVRMDRHCEIAAELADWLVRHPAVAKVYYPGLSDHPGHAVAAKQMKHFGGMISLKLHGGIPAAKQFLTRTKLFSLAESLGGVESLVCHPTTMTHASIPKEVREARGVDDGLIRLSVGIEDVADLRSDLDHALAVG
- a CDS encoding molybdopterin-containing oxidoreductase family protein, which gives rise to MGGRHALTQVHTVKGVCPHDCPDTCGMVVTVDSATGRAVDLRGDKDHPFTRGFLCQKVNNYLDRVYHPDRLLHPLKRVGRKGEGRFERISWDEAIRTIADRFRTIAASEEGPQAILPYSYAGTMGKLMYGSLDRRFFHRLGASLLDRTICATAGAVGCDVTLGTRAMIDPEAAVNAKFIVNWGSNTSVTNIHFWKIEHEARKRGAKIVTIDPYRSPTAAKSDWWIATRPGTDGALALGVMHVIFREGWQDDEFLSRYCVGVSELRQRVLTEYPVAKVAQITGLSVEEIERFAREYARAKELFGGPALIRVNYGLQRHGGGGMAVRTIVCLPALTGDWRHAGAGALLSTSKAYPFDDHYLTRPDLIPRGTRTINMVQLAEALHGELPGGPVRALYVYNSNPAAVNPDQSRVLSGLAREDLFTVVHDQFQTDTADYADIVLPATTQLEHFDIHNSYGHLYVQANNPAIRPLGEAKPNTEVFRLLGRAMGFEPELFEESDEQIAARSLGAPGAETPEGIASALRGITLDAARAGPVRLNLPRDWAPFANGEFPTPSGKCELYSEREARAGRDPLPHYVPPHEDPQTKPELAAKYPLQMLTPPAPSFLNSTFVNVDTLRKSAGERTLEIHPIDAAARGIDHGQMVTVFNARGRFRAKALVADSVKPGVVVTLGLWWRKFTDDGANCNTTTSTATTDFGGGATFFDNLVEVAAVGV
- a CDS encoding matrixin family metalloprotease — protein: MSQSLPPRRLSIEQLEDRLTPSFGTPWMDGTHLTLSFAPDGTSVSGRASNLFALMGSTTTQSQWQVAVLSAYQTWADAANLNIGLVSDGGQALGVAGAPQGDVRFGDIRVAARPLSAPGTPGSTMADTAGFDYNDQTWAGDLVFNSQYQFGIGDTPGVQSDLYSVALHEAGHSFGLADENTDPTSVMYAAYQGVLTGLSASDVAAIQALYGAPPADPYAAPAGGGLAGAYSLGNVTALSARITQIGGTDLYQFTTPSAFSGATGLTIDLQAAGISLFTGQVTVLDAQGNVVGSATTSDPTNNDLSVAVANYQPSSTYYIKVSGSSANVFSMGSYVLSLDYGGWYQGGRSAVNNFYTNTINSETRASDNTQSHALPLVPVQASEGNTFDLVGSISNPADVDWYRITPTLSGATSGTLFVGTMTTTHGLIPSISIYDAQGNRLPAVVTSNQPGSFEVQLANATSGTTYFIELSGMNGQGEGRYTLGATLAAAAPTTFAPTVSDTLTAADTINATQLSVSGDQLTQFALSATTVDPTAAAVRMSIFDATGELVFTLVDFTNQPLATGSVWLAAGSYTLVFNAVNVNGSTIQALALALASRSLTDPIDPYPVDPTSPPPLPLVPVSAPVPPPTAPPAPIVNAVASPLAAIPIVPPV
- a CDS encoding GNAT family N-acetyltransferase; this encodes MVPIDRLARSDQPAAVATLAAAFAQYPLLAALCPDAARRPRLVEVFSRYLFRMSVRCGGAYATPDRSAVACGWPPGREWPSRWTSLRHGGVSVLWQLGRRAARWMSQLEHEFDVARVAHVPGPHWYVPMLGVRPEARGKGLSRAALRPVFEAADGAGVPIYLETMTEANVAIYQKLGFELRGYRELTGGLPNWEFVREPRRDQSPRSCTASV
- a CDS encoding protein kinase domain-containing protein encodes the protein MNGNGIDLPPTYHIPGANEPRPPEPGPADVGTLRNWSPEFGAVPPNASLEPDVSGHDLRLGDPITANRLRDALGRFPPVGSQFAGFQLVAVLGRGTFGRVYLARQGELADRFVALKVSADLTGESQILARLQHTNIVPIFSTHRVPPFQAVCMPFFGVTTLAHLLHRFRGSTAVPATGRQLLDTLRGLSAETELPSIGSRTAGTGPSSIGPAASADEGRGAVARGPVRPGGALDALREVTYPDAVCWLGARLADGLEHAHSHGILHNDLKPANVLLTDDGQPMLLDFGVSEDLKVRATAPGATVGGTLPYMSPEHLRSVRDRVPATDARSDVYALGIILFELLTGEHPFRQPTGQMEDELPRMLAEREHTGPRLRPRNAQITPGLEAIVRRCLAPDPARRYQSAAELREDLDRHRTNQPLRYAREPLPERARKWARRHPRLSSHLSIGFATVAALAACLFGLFATSARAERAEAAETARRSDDDVRAARYLLGGRATDPGAAEEGIATCRTALARYGLPEDSAWERRANYRALPEGEREKVRARLTDACLLLARGHAARPGGEDADRLGAAVRANELAERLSGAGAPRALWEQRAELLRRLGRSGEAARAATRAKEAPLTTARDYYLSGTEACTEGRHQDALKLLRKSVELDPGDVATHMALGSCHEGSGHYAEAAACYTTAVALRPDHFGGYYSRGLVRLRLRDPGGARADFDRAAELQPGLADLYLNRALAYQGLREYDNALGDLDRAIDLGASRVRALCLRSRLKDLAGDTKGAGTDLADALREEAQDDVSLVARGLARLSTDLAGAVADFDAALKYNPRSLPAMQNKSHAQSKRGHNQDAVRTLDALLALYPDYVPARAGRALMHARLGHEKEAIEDAVRALKQDETPANAYQIAGVYAQLHPVRPGARDEAVRLLTGALRNGFGHEYIELDKDLDPIRDTPEFKRVLEGVRFLRSAPKRP
- a CDS encoding DUF4058 family protein; the encoded protein is MGTAWPEAPPAVVTISAIFPDVMEVRVGTSRDEWDLCGVIEIVSEANKKEPAEREAFVIKSAAYLQRGIGVVVIDVVTNRLANLHNQLMDLVGGPTPPRLPPTPPNYVTAYRPVRRADRNEIDIWPYAVAVGSPLPSVPFSLRRGPTVVVDLESTYTEAVHDLGL